The proteins below are encoded in one region of Triticum aestivum cultivar Chinese Spring chromosome 1B, IWGSC CS RefSeq v2.1, whole genome shotgun sequence:
- the LOC123139538 gene encoding ubiquitin carboxyl-terminal hydrolase 25, whose product MAPTAEPASAAPPRRPRSGPPPGLKNLGNTCYLNSVLQCLASTPPLASFCLASRHSNLCKKVFPNRDKECAFCVLERQIVRQLRAEAGALDSPGKVLRSLPLFAEHFRWGRQEDAHEFLRYVIDACHTACLRIRKRLPVVTANGDCGPEEGRGQGSCMVMRETFGGALLSQVKCLVCKGESNKTDEIMDLSLDLLGTSSVGDALTCFFKPEVLEGANKYSCERCKKLTSARKQMFILKAPKVLVIQLKRFDGIHGGKINRNIEFKEGLVLSDFMYDKNQDPQPVYNLFGSIVHSGFSQDSGHYYAYVKDAAGRWYCCNDSHVSLSSSQDVLTEKVYILFYILSSKTQKNSTNGYSSSAVKSSNTNGNGISSAACSEPLKIPLVKQNGSCSTKGIVPLPLKNGKIAPGLQFKPIHLKNTGTEKVASNGKPHPILRKPEVNEATTLVESNGCGPGKSAEPSEGYANDSISCDKLDADSQRMLQGTDGNGHPVHFVGLQETSGAKATCAEKPPEQPSSVVTSTLDKNICSSEKGPKSSVLHPEVSADSVKAVVASAKDLKHHLEEGKFKEMLAESASSELRSSGWADDVCSFMRSAKRQCIQNTGTSQDSEAIRKQLISDSGRVFRSKIPELLREDLIQSLRSYFEDKF is encoded by the exons ATGGCCCCCACCGCGGAGCCGGCGTCCGCGGCGCCGCCGCGGCGCCCGCGCTCGGGCCCGCCCCCCGGGCTCAAGAACCTCGGCAACACCTGCTACCTCAACAGCGTGCTCCAGTGCCTCGCCTCCACGCCTCCGCTCGCCAGCTTCTGCCTCGCCTCCCGCCACTCCAATCTAT GCAAAAAGGTGTTCCCCAACAGGGACAAGGAGTGCGCCTTCTGCGTGCTGGAGCGGCAGATTGTGCGGCAGCTTCGGGCGGAGGCAGGGGCTCTGGACTCGCCGGGGAAGGTCCTCCGCAGCCTGCCGCTCTTTGCCGAGCACTTCCGGTGGGGGCGCCAGGAGGACGCCCACGAGTTCCTGCGCTACGTCATAGACGCCTGTCACACTGCTTGCCTCCGCATACGCAAGCGCCTCCCCGTGGTAACTGCCAATGGAGACTGTGGCCCGGAGGAGGGCCGAGGTCAGGGGAGCTGTATGGTGATGAGGGAGACATTTGGCGGGGCGCTGCTCAGCCAGGTGAAGTGCCTTGTGTGCAAGGGGGAGTCGAACAAGACCGACGAGATCATGGACCTCAGCCTCGACCTGCTCGGGACCAGTTCTGTTGGGGATGCCCTTACATGCTTCTTCAAGCCTGAGGTATTGGAGGGTGCAAACAAATACAGTTGTGAAAG ATGCAAGAAACTCACCTCAGCTCGGAAGCAAATGTTCATACTCAAGGCACCTAAGGTTCTTGTTATACAACTCAAG AGGTTCGATGGAATACATGGTGGGAAGATCAATAGGAACATAGAGTTCAAGGAAGGTCTTGTTCTTTCCGACTTCATGTATGACAAAAACCAG GACCCACAACCGGTATATAATCTTTTTGGCAGCATCGTCCATTCAGGTTTCTCCCAAGATTCCGGTCATTACTATGCATATGTTAAG GATGCTGCTGGTCGCTGGTACTGTTGTAATGATTCTCATGTCTCCCTCTCAAGCTCTCAGGACGTTTTGACTGAGAAGGTCTATATCCTATTCTATATACTGAGTTCCAAAACTCAAAAAAATAGCACAAATGGTTACTCTTCTAGTGCAGTTAAATCTTCCAACACCAATGGGAATGGCATATCAAGTGCCGCATGTAGTGAGCCCCTGAAGATACCATTAGTGAAGCAGAATGGCTCATGCTCTACTAAAGGTATTGTGCCACTACCCCTAAAGAATGGCAAGATTGCACCAGGTCTACAGTTCAAGCCGATCCACTTGAAGAATACAGGAACAGAGAAGGTTGCATCAAATGGCAAACCGCACCCCATTTTGAGAAAGCCAGAAGTTAATGAAGCCACAACACTAGTGGAATCGAACGGATGCGGACCTGGAAAATCTGCAGAACCCAGTGAAGGGTATGCTAATGATAGTATTTCCTGCGATAAGTTGGATGCTGATTCACAAAGAATGTTGCAAGGCACAGATGGAAATGGACATCCAGTTCATTTTGTTGGCCTCCAAGAGACCAGTGGTGCCAAGGCCACGTGTGCTGAAAAACCCCCTGAACAGCCATCTAGTGTTGTTACCTCAACATTGGACAAGAACATTTGTAGTTCAGAAAAGGGTCCTAAAAGTTCAGTTTTACACCCTGAAGTATCTGCTGACTCAGTCAAAGCAGTGGTGGCTTCAGCCAAGGACTTGAAGCATCATCTTGAAGAAGGAAAATTTAAGGAAAT GCTTGCTGAATCAGCATCTTCTGAGCTTCGGTCCTCTGGTTGGGCAGATGATGTATGTAGTTTTATGCGTTCTGCAAAGAGGCAGTGTATACAGAACACAGGCACGTCTCAAGATAGTGAGGCAATCAG GAAGCAGCTAATAAGTGATTCTGGAAGAGTATTTAGGTCCAAAATTCCAGAGTTACTGCGGGAAGATCTGATTCAATCCCTGAGATCATACTTTGAGGATAAATTTTGA